A genomic window from Paramormyrops kingsleyae isolate MSU_618 chromosome 23, PKINGS_0.4, whole genome shotgun sequence includes:
- the LOC111846916 gene encoding regulation of nuclear pre-mRNA domain-containing protein 1A isoform X2 produces the protein MSAFSEAALEKKLSELSNSQQSVQTLSLWLIHHRKHSKTIVTVWYNELKKAKVSRKLTFLYLANDVIQNSKRKGPEFTQDFAPVIVDAFKHVSHEGEESCKKHLDRVLSIWQERAVYENDLLEQLSQVLHCDRKPRKRPYEEIKLDDDDDDFPCQSSPAEPPQTAELIRALQELENAASGDSALRQRISSLPPEVQDTTLLHRITDRESGERLSRLVEEACLLLADYSGRLAAEIDDRRQLTRTLALFLQSQRNGLAQNEQKLELFVCRY, from the exons ATGTCTGCGTTTTCCGAGGCGGCTTTAGAAAAGAAGCTGTCGGAGCTGAGCAATTCTCAGCAAAGCGTCCAGACACTGTCGTTATGGCTAATCCACCACCGAAAACACTCGAAAACCATCGTAACGGTTTGGTACAACGAGCTGAAAAAAG CTAAAGTGTCACGCAAGCTGACCTTCCTGTACCTGGCCAACGACGTCATCCAGAACAGCAAGCGGAAAGGACCGGAGTTCACGCAGGACTTCGCCCCAGTCATCGTCGACGCCTTTAAGCACGTCTCCCA CGAGGGTGAGGAGAGCTGCAAGAAGCACTTGGACAGAGTGTTGTCCATCTGGCAGGAGAGGGCAGTGTATGAAAATGACCTTCTGGAGCAGCTCAGCCAGGTCCTGC ATTGTGACCGGAAACCCCGGAAGCGGCCGTACGAAGAGATCAAGCTGGACGACGATGACGACGACTTTCCCTGCCAGAGCTCCCCCGCCGAGCCTCCGCag acagcgGAGCTGATCCGAGCGCTTCAGGAGCTGGAGAATGCAGCATCGGGGGACTCTGCACTGCGCCAACGCATCTCCTCACTGCCACCGGAGGTGCAGGACACGACGCTGCTGCACAGGATCACTG ACAGAGAGTCGGGGGAGCGCCTGTCCAGACTGGTGGAGGAGGCATGTCTGTTGTTGGCAGACTACAGCGGGCGGCTTGCCGCGGAGATCGACGACCGGCGGCAGCTCACACGCACACTCGCCCTCTTCCTGCAGAGTCAGAGGAACGGCCTGGCCCAGAACGAACAGAAGCTGGAA CTCTTTGTCTGCAGGTACTGA
- the gstr gene encoding glutathione S-transferase rho, which yields MAQDMLLFWGSGSPPCWKIMIALEEKNLQGYHNKLLSFEKKDHKSKEVMDINPRGQLPTFKHGNNVINESYGACLYLESQFKSQGTQLIPDIPLEQALVYQRMFEGQTLQQKQSDVIYYTWRVPEAERHDSTVKRNKEALTAELQLWEGYLSKPEAGPYLAGKAFTMADVLCFPVIAYGFRFGLSQEKYPKLGQYYTLVKERPSVTASWPPHWLENPQGMDTLKDV from the exons ATGGCGCAAGATATGCTTCTGTTCTGGGGCTCCGGCTCCCCTCCGTGTTGGAAAATCATGATCGCCTTGGAGGAAAAAAACCTTCAGGGCTATCATAACAAACTATTGTCTTTTGAGAAAAAGGATCACAAATCCAAGGAAGTTATGGATATAAATCCCCGGGGGCAG CTGCCTACTTTCAAGCATGGAAACAACGTGATAAACGAGTCCTATGGAGCCTGCTTGTACCTGGAG AGCCAGTTCAAGTCCCAGGGCACGCAGCTTATTCCCGACATCCCGTTGGAACAGGCTCTGGTGTACCAGCGCATGTTTGAAGGGCAGACCCTACAGCAGAAACAGT CCGATGTCATCTACTACACCTGGCGTGTCCCCGAGGCGGAGCGACATGACTCCACAGTCAAGCGGAACAAGGAAGCACTAACGGCTGAGCTTCAGCTATGGGAGGGGTACCTCAGCAAG CCGGAGGCAGGTCCGTACCTTGCCGGAAAGGCCTTCACCATGGCTGACGTCCTCTGTTTCCCTGTCATCGCCTATGGGTTCCGCTTTGG GCTGTCCCAGGAGAAGTACCCCAAACTTGGGCAGTACTACACCCTGGTGAAGGAACGTCCCAGTGTAACGGCCAGCTGGCCTCCTCACTGGCTGGAGAATCCCCAGGGCATGGATACCCTCAAAGATGTCTGA